In Panicum virgatum strain AP13 chromosome 4N, P.virgatum_v5, whole genome shotgun sequence, a single window of DNA contains:
- the LOC120668628 gene encoding protein STAR1-like has protein sequence MLFQQPAMFEGTVASNVRYGPMLRGKKLTDAEVQNLLSLADLDPAMSAKPATELSVGQAQRVALARTLANEPEVLLLDEPTSALDPISTQNIEDTIVRLKKTRGLTTVIVSHSVKQIQRIADLVCLLVASEVVEVLPPSELHSAKHPMARRFLELS, from the exons ATGCTCTTCCAGCAACCCGCCATGTTCGAAG GGACCGTGGCCTCGAACGTGCGCTACGGGCCGATGCTGCGTGGCAAGAAGCTCACCGATGCCGAAGTGCAGAACCTTCTGAGCCTGGCCGACCTGGACCCTGCCATGTCTGCCAAGCCGGCCACCGAGCTGTCCGTCGGCCAGGCGCAGCGCGTCGCCCTGGCACGCACGCTCGCCAACGAACCCGAG GTGCTTCTGTTGGATGAACCGACGAGCGCGCTGGACCCCATCTCCACGCAGAACATCGAGGACACCATTGTGCGCCTGAAGAAGACGAGGGGGCTCACCACTGTGATCGTCTCCCACAGCGTCAAGCAGATCCAGCGCATCGCGGACCTGGTGTGCCTTCTCGTCGCCAGCGAGGTCGTGGAGGTGCTTCCACCGTCCGAGCTGCACAGTGCCAAGCATCCTATGGCCCGGCGCTTCCTCGAGCTCAGCTAG